The bacterium genome segment GGGGCATACACTCGAGCTAGGTGTTCTGCCGACTGGCGTGTACTTTGCGCGGGTAGTGCCGCAACGCGGAAGCCCGATCTGCGCGCGGATCCTCAGGATTCGCTAGCCTAGGTGACCTTCCCCCCTCAAACTGAGCCGGGCGCAGAGTTGGTTTCCTGGTATCCTCAAGGCCAGGAGGACAACGCATGCGTGGTAAGCGATACAGCGAGGAGCAGATCTTCAGCATTCTGCATGAGCACGAGGCCGGCGCCTCGGCCAAGGAGGTCTGCCGGCGACACGGCATCGCCGACCAGACCTTTTACACCTGGCGGCGCAAGTACGGCGGTCTGGAGCTGAGCGACCTGCGCCGCCTCAAGGCCCTGGAGGTGGAGAATCGCAAGCTGATGCAGCTGCTGGCTGAGCAGGTTCTAGACAACCAGGCGCTGAAGGTGAGCTAGAGACAGCAAAGAACCTCTACGGCCGTCGGATCGCCGGGAGTGTGTCCGGGCGGCCAGAGCGCAGCTCCCCATCAGCGAGCGTCGCGCCTGCCAGGTGGCAGGGCTGTCGCGCTCGGCGTGTCGATACGAGGGCCACAGCCGGGAGGATGGCCCGCTTCGTGAGCGATTGCGGGCGCTGGCCGATGAGCGCCGGCGCTACGGGCTGCCGCGGTTGATCGTGCTGCTGCGGCGCGAGGGGATCATGGACGACCACAAGCGGGTCGAGCGGATCTACGGCGAGGAAGGCCTTCAGGTGAGGCGGCGGCGGCGCAAGCAGACCTGCCGCTCCCGGCGAGCGCCCCTGGTGGATGTCCCCGAGCGGCCGAACCAGCGCTGGTCGATGGACTTCGTCCACGACGGCCTGGCCTCGAGCCGCGGCTTCCGCTGCCTGACCTTGGCCGACGACTTCACGCGGGAGTGCCCGCACATCGAGGTGGCGCGGTCGATCCCCGGCGACCGCGTCGTCCGCGTCCTGGACTATCTCGCCTGGTCGCGCGGCCTGCCCGAGGCGATCGTCGTGGACAATGGCCCTGAGTTCCAGAGCTTGGCGATGGATCGCTTTTCGCACGAGCGGTGTGTCGCGCTGCGCTTCATCGCCCCGGGCAAGCCGGTGCAGAACTGCTTCATCGAGAGCTTCAACGGGAGCTTTCGCGACGAGCGCCTCAACGAGCACTGGTTCCTATCGCTGGCAGACGCCCAGCGGAAGATCGAGCGATGGCGGGCGGAGTACAACACGTTTCGGCCGCACCGGTCGCTCGGGCAGATGACCCCAGCGGCCTTCGCGGCTAGGTTCGAGGAGCGCCAGGCACTAACTCCGGAGTTGGCTTAGACGATGGGGGAAGGTCACTGACGCCCCTCGCATCACTCGAGGTTCTGGGCCCTGAGAGTGCATTGTGACATTGCCGGCCTGCCCGCCGCGCGGCGCGCCGTTACCCTCGGCGTCTTCGACGGCGTGCACGCCGGCCATCGCCGCATCCTCGGTGCGCTCGGCGCCGCCAAGCGGCGCGAGGGGCTGGCGAGCGCGCTGGCCGTCACCTTCTGGCCGCACCCGCTCGCCGTCCTGCGCCCCGAGCGCGCGCCCGGCCTCCTGCTCACGCTCGAGGAGCGCGTGGCGGCCCTGGCTGCCACGGGCCTGGACGAGCTCGTCGTGCTGGAGTTCACCGCCGAGGTGGCCGGGACCGACTACGCCGACTTCGCGCGCGAGACGCTGGTTGGCGCCCTCGGCCTGCGCCGGCTCGTGGTCGGCTACGACTTCCATCTTGGCCGGGGACGGGCCGGCACGGCCGAGGCCCTGGCCGCGCTCGGTGAGACGCTGGGCTATCGCGTCGAGGTGGTGACGCCTTGCTACAGCGACGGCCGCATCGTCAGCAGCAGCCACATCCGCGCGGACCTCACCGCCGGCCGGCTCGCGGCCGTCGCGGCGGCGCTGGGCCGACCCTTCCCGCTCAGCGGCCGCGTCGAGCCCGGCGACGGCCGCGGCGCCGCGCTCGGCTTCCCCACCGCCAATCTCGCGCCGCCGCCCCCTGAGAAGCTCTTGCCGCCCTTGGGGGTCTATCTCGTCCGCTGCCGCTGGCTGGCCGGCCAAGCCTGGCAGCCGGGGCTGCTGAACCTGGGCCTCGCGCCCACCCTGCGCGGGCGATTCGTGCCGGAGGTGCACCTGCTCGTGGGCTCCGTTGACCTGGGGGGGCGAGAGCTGCAGGTGGAGATCCTAGAATGGCTTAGGGCGGAGCAGCGCTTCCCCGACGCCGAGGCCCTGAAAACCGCCATCGCCGCCGACGTGGCCACCGCGCGGCGCCGCCTGGCCGCGGGCAGCTTCCCGCTCTAGGCCCCCCTATTTACAGCCGATAGGCACTGTGCTAGCTTGCGCCCTCAAGGCGGGTGCTCTGCGCCTGCCGCCATCGCGTCTGCTCGAAGATACCTGGGAGGTATGCTGACGATGGCACTCGAACACGAGACCAAGAAGAGCATCATCGAGAAGTTCCGCTTGCACGAAGGGGACTCCGGCTCCGCGGAAGTGCAGATCGCCCTGCTGACGGAGCGCATCAACCAGCTGACCGAACACTTCAAGGTCCACACCAAGGACCACCACTCGCGGCGCGGCCTGATGAAGCTGGTGGGCCGCCGGCGCCGTCTGCTCGACTATCTCAAGCAGAACAAGCTGGACACCTATCGCGAGTTGGTCAAGTCGCTGGGTCTGCGGCGCTAGGCGTCGCCGGGCGAGCGCAAGGGGCGCCGAGGGTCGGCGCCCGGCCCCGCCGTTCGCGGTGGGGAAGGGGGAAGGTCCCCCTCATCCATCCACGGTCCGTTCCCGGACCCCGGAGGTAAAATGCAGAAAGTCAGTCTCGCACTGTCGGGGCAGGAGTACGCCCTGGAGACAGGTCAGATCGCCAAGCAGGCGAACAGCGTCCTCGTGCGCCTGGGCGAGACGCTGGTGCTCGTCACCGTCGTCGCCGCCAAGGACAACGACCCCGACAAGGGCTTCTTCCCGCTCTTCGTCGAGTACCGCGAGAAGAAGTACGCCGCCGGCATGATCCCGGGCGGCTACTTCAAGCGCGAGTCGCGGCCCTCCGAGAAGGAGACCCTCGCCGCGCGCCTCGTCGACCGGCCGCTGCGCCCGCTCTTTCCCGAGGGCTACATGGCCGAGACGCAGGTCGTCGCCACCGTCCTCAGCTACGACCAGGAGAACGAGGCCGACGTGCTCGCCATCACGGCGGCCAGCGCGGCCCTCGGGCTCTCGGACATCCCCTTCGGCGACGTCGTCTCCGGCGTCCGCGTGGGCAAGGTGGAGGGCGTCTTCAAGGTCAATCCCAGTCTCGAGGAGACCGAGACCAGCCCGCTCAACGTCGTCGTCGCCGGCACCGACACCGCCATCCTGATGGTGGAGGGCGAGGCGATGGAGATCGCGGAGGCGGAGATGCTCGCCGCGATCGCCTTCGCGCACGAGCACATCCGCCGCCTGAACGCGCTCCAGCGGGAGCTCTTCGCCAAGGCCGGCGCGCCGGCCAAGCGGCCGCTGGTGATGCCGGCGCCGCCCGCGGGCCTGGAGGCGCGCATCCAGGCGGCCTACGGCGCCGAGATCGACCGCCTCGGTCGCAACCCGCGCAAGCAGGAGCGTCAGGCGAGCCTCGACGCGCTCCAGGATGCGGCCCTGGCCGCTCTCGCCGAGGAGTTCGCCGGCGCCGAGCGCTGGATCCGCCACACCTTCGGCGAGGTCGAGAAGAAGGCGATGCGCCGGCTCATCCTCGAGGAGTCCCTGCGCGCCGACGGCCGGGGTCTCGACCAGGTGCGCCCCATCAACATCGTCGCCGGCTTCCTGCCCCGCGCGCACGGCTCCTCGCTCTTCACCCGCGGCGAGACGCAGGCGCTGGTCGCCACGACGCTCGGCACCAGCCGCGACGAGCAGCGCATCGACAACCTCGAGGGCGAGTACTTCAAGCGCTTCATGCTGCACTACAACTTCCCCGGCTTCAGCGTCGGCGAGGTCGGCCGCTTCTTCACCGGCCGCCGCGAGATCGGCCACGGCAACCTGGCCGAGCGCGCCCTGCGCCCCCTGATCCCGGACGAGGAGGAGTTCCCCTACACGATCCGGGTGGTGAGCGACATCCTCGAGTCGAACGGCTCCAGCTCGATGGCCACCGTCTGCGGCGGCAGCCTCGCCCTCATGGACGCGGGCGTGCCGCTGAAGGCCCACGTGGCCGGGGTGGCGATGGGCCTCGTGACCGACGGTGAGCGCTACCGCGTGCTCACGGACATCATGGGTCTGGAGGACCACCTTGGCGACATGGACTTCAAGGTGGCGGGCACGCGGGCGGGCATCACCGCCTTCCAGCTCGACACCAAGATCGAGGGCCTGCCCGACAACGTGATGCGCGACGCCCTCGCCCAGGCGCGCACGGCGCGCCTGCACATCCTGGACGTCATGGAGGCGGCGCTGCCCGCGGCGCGCCCCGAGGTGAGCCGCCACGCGCCGAAGATCACGAGCATCAAGATCAGCACCGAGCGCATCCGGGACGTCATCGGCAAGGGCGGCGCCACCATCCGCCGCATCCAGGAGGAGACCGGCGCCACGATCGAGGTCGAGGACGACGGCACCGTGCGCATCGCGGCCATCAACGGCGAGAGCAGCGACGCCGCGGTGGAGTGGATCCACTACCTGACCGCCGAGGCCGAGGTGGGCAAGGTCTACGACGGCAAGGTGAAGACGATCACCAAGTTCGGCGCTTTCGTCGAGATCCTGCCGGGCACGGACGGCCTGCTGCACATCTCGGAGATCGACCACAAGCGCATCAACCGCGTGGAAGACGTCTTCCAGGTGGGCGACACCGTCCAGGTCAAGGTCGTGGACATCGACACGGCCGGGAAGATCCGCCTCAGCCGCAAGGTGCTCCTGGAGGCGGCCGCCACCTAGCCCATGAACACCAGCGACTTCTCCCGCCGCGAGGACATCCGCAAGGTGACCCTGGACAACGGGGTCACCTTGCTCACGCAGTGCGTGCCGGACGCCCTCTCGGTCGCGGTGGGGGCCTGGTTCCGCACGGGCAGCCGGGACGAGGGTCCCGGCCGCCACGGCATCACGCACTTCCTCGAGCACATGGTCTTCAAGGGCACCGCCCGGCGCAGCGCGCTGGACATCGCCCTGGAGATGGACCGCCTCGGCGGCCAGCTCGACGCCTTCACGACGAAGGAGGTCACCTGCTTCACGGCGCGGGTCCTGGCGGGCTACCTGGACACCGCCCTGGACGTGCTCGGGGACATGGTGGCCAACGCCTCCCTCGCGCCGGACCTGATCGAGACCGAGAAGCAGGTGGTGATCGAGGAGATCCGCAACGTCTTCGACGATCCCGACGACCTCATCCACGAGCTGGCGGCCGAGACCGTCTTCGGCGAGCATCCGCTCGCGCGGCCCATCCTCGGCACCGAGGACTCCGTGCAGGCCTTTCGCCGCGAGGACCTGACCGCCTTCGTCGGCGAGCGCTACACGGCGGGCAACCTGATCGTCGCCCTCGTCGGGCCGCTCGGCCACGCCGAGGTCGCCGAGCGGGCGGCCCGCTGGTTCCGGGTGCCCGCCGGCGCGCCCAGCGCGCGGGACGGCAGCGCGGCGCCGCCGGCCCGGCGCGCGCTGCGCGTCGAGACCAAGGACCTCCAGCAGCAGCACCTCTGGCTGGGGCGCCAGGCCATGAGCGGCAAGGACCCGGACCGCTACGGCCTGCTCATCCTGAGCACGCTCCTGGGCGGCAGCATGAGCAGCCGCCTCTTCCAGTCGATCCGCGAGCAGGCGGGCCTCGCCTACAACATCTACAGCTTCTCCGACTTCGCGACGGACGCCGGGCTCCTGGGCAGCTACATGGCCGTCTCGCCGGCCAAGAGCGACGAGGCGATCCGGCTCACGCTGGACGAGTACGTCAAGCTGATCGCCGGGGGCTGCACGGAGACCGAGCTCGCCGACACGAAGATGCAGCTCAAGGGCAACCTGCTGCTGGCGATGGAGAGCGTCAGCGCGCGGATGAACCGGCTCGCCCGCAACGAGCTGAACGAGGGCCGCTTCATCGGCGTCGAGGAGCTGGTCGCGCGCGTCGACGCCGTGACGCGCGCGGACGTCCAGCGCCTGGCGGCCGCCTACCTCGCGCCCGAGACCCTGACCCTGGTCAGCCTCGGCCCGAACCCGACGACGGGACCCTTCTGATGAGTGCGCCGCTCCTGAGCAGCGACTGCGAGCAGGTCCTCGTCGACGCCCGCCTGGCCCCGGGCCGGCCGGCGCTCGCCGCCCTGCTCGCCGAACTGCGCGCGGCGCGCCCGGACTGCAAGCTGCTGCTCTTCGAGACGCCGCCGGCGACGGCCGGCGAGTCCGTCGGCGCCGAGGCGCTGGCGGGCAGCGATGGCGAGGGCGGCACCGAGGAGCTCGAGCGCGCGCGCGGGGAGGGCCGCCTCGCGCGCACCCTCGTCTTCAGCGATCGCGAGCGCGTGCTCGCCTGGGCCCGCCGCGTCGGCCTGCCCGCCTTCGCCGCCGTGCCCGGCCTGCCCGTCGCCGAGCAGCTCTCGCGCCGGGCCCTCGTCCTGCGCGACGCGGTGACCGTGCTCCTCCATGCGCGCCGGCAGCGGGAGGGGGCGCCCTTCCTCGTCGGCATCAACGGCATCGACAAGGCCGGCAAGACGAGCTTCGCCGCTGCCCTCGGCGAACGCCTGGCCGGCTTCGGGCTGCAGGTGGAGCAGGTGGCGCTCAGCGCCTTCACTGCCGACAAGAAGGAGCGCCGGGCGAAGGGCTATCCCGAAGCCGAGGGCTTCTACCGCAAGCACTACGCCCTCGAGCGGCTGCGCGAGCAGATCCTGCTGCCCCTGCGCCAGGCCCGCGAGCTGCCCCTGGAGCTCGCCTTCGACGTCCACGATCTCGCCCGCGATCGCGGCGGCGGCAAGCGCCGGCTCCAGCTCGCACGGGGCGCCATCGTCATCCTCGAAGGTCCCTTCCTCTTCCAGGCCGACGTCTTCGGCCTCTACGACTTCCGCATCTACCTCGTCAGCGACTTCGAGCGCGCGCTCGAGCTCGCGCTCGCCGGCCTCGCGGGCAAGGCGCGCGAGCAACGCCAGCAGGAGTTCCAGCGCCGCGAGCTCGCGGCGCAGTCGCTCTACCTCAAGCAGGAGACGCCCTGGAAGCGCGCGCACCTCGTGCTGCGCGGCGTGAACACGGACACGCCGCGCATCGAAGACGCGCACGTCGACGCTCTCTTCGCCGCGCAGAGGGCCGCGACCGAGAGCTGACGCGCCCCTCCTCGCGGAGGAAAATCGCCGCGGGGCAGAATTTTCCCTTTACAATTTTCCAGAGCATCCGATATCTCTGG includes the following:
- the ribF gene encoding riboflavin biosynthesis protein RibF — protein: MRVHCDIAGLPAARRAVTLGVFDGVHAGHRRILGALGAAKRREGLASALAVTFWPHPLAVLRPERAPGLLLTLEERVAALAATGLDELVVLEFTAEVAGTDYADFARETLVGALGLRRLVVGYDFHLGRGRAGTAEALAALGETLGYRVEVVTPCYSDGRIVSSSHIRADLTAGRLAAVAAALGRPFPLSGRVEPGDGRGAALGFPTANLAPPPPEKLLPPLGVYLVRCRWLAGQAWQPGLLNLGLAPTLRGRFVPEVHLLVGSVDLGGRELQVEILEWLRAEQRFPDAEALKTAIAADVATARRRLAAGSFPL
- a CDS encoding insulinase family protein, translated to MNTSDFSRREDIRKVTLDNGVTLLTQCVPDALSVAVGAWFRTGSRDEGPGRHGITHFLEHMVFKGTARRSALDIALEMDRLGGQLDAFTTKEVTCFTARVLAGYLDTALDVLGDMVANASLAPDLIETEKQVVIEEIRNVFDDPDDLIHELAAETVFGEHPLARPILGTEDSVQAFRREDLTAFVGERYTAGNLIVALVGPLGHAEVAERAARWFRVPAGAPSARDGSAAPPARRALRVETKDLQQQHLWLGRQAMSGKDPDRYGLLILSTLLGGSMSSRLFQSIREQAGLAYNIYSFSDFATDAGLLGSYMAVSPAKSDEAIRLTLDEYVKLIAGGCTETELADTKMQLKGNLLLAMESVSARMNRLARNELNEGRFIGVEELVARVDAVTRADVQRLAAAYLAPETLTLVSLGPNPTTGPF
- the pnp gene encoding polyribonucleotide nucleotidyltransferase, with amino-acid sequence MQKVSLALSGQEYALETGQIAKQANSVLVRLGETLVLVTVVAAKDNDPDKGFFPLFVEYREKKYAAGMIPGGYFKRESRPSEKETLAARLVDRPLRPLFPEGYMAETQVVATVLSYDQENEADVLAITAASAALGLSDIPFGDVVSGVRVGKVEGVFKVNPSLEETETSPLNVVVAGTDTAILMVEGEAMEIAEAEMLAAIAFAHEHIRRLNALQRELFAKAGAPAKRPLVMPAPPAGLEARIQAAYGAEIDRLGRNPRKQERQASLDALQDAALAALAEEFAGAERWIRHTFGEVEKKAMRRLILEESLRADGRGLDQVRPINIVAGFLPRAHGSSLFTRGETQALVATTLGTSRDEQRIDNLEGEYFKRFMLHYNFPGFSVGEVGRFFTGRREIGHGNLAERALRPLIPDEEEFPYTIRVVSDILESNGSSSMATVCGGSLALMDAGVPLKAHVAGVAMGLVTDGERYRVLTDIMGLEDHLGDMDFKVAGTRAGITAFQLDTKIEGLPDNVMRDALAQARTARLHILDVMEAALPAARPEVSRHAPKITSIKISTERIRDVIGKGGATIRRIQEETGATIEVEDDGTVRIAAINGESSDAAVEWIHYLTAEAEVGKVYDGKVKTITKFGAFVEILPGTDGLLHISEIDHKRINRVEDVFQVGDTVQVKVVDIDTAGKIRLSRKVLLEAAAT
- the rpsO gene encoding 30S ribosomal protein S15, with translation MALEHETKKSIIEKFRLHEGDSGSAEVQIALLTERINQLTEHFKVHTKDHHSRRGLMKLVGRRRRLLDYLKQNKLDTYRELVKSLGLRR